The Mytilus galloprovincialis chromosome 4, xbMytGall1.hap1.1, whole genome shotgun sequence genome contains a region encoding:
- the LOC143073541 gene encoding ADP-ribosylhydrolase ARH1-like: MATPAILERYVAAMVLSGVGDAMGYKNGSWETCHSGIAIHQEAEELGGIEKLGIKLPNWMVSDDTVLHLATAEAYMETKDTKDKETLYKYIAEKYKQGMMDMSGRAPGPTTMNSCHMLKPAREKGYEIPFNPRGGGCGAAMRAMCIGLRYPKPDQLSDLIADSIESGRMTHHHPTGFLGGLAAALFTSYAIQNKPVWQWGLGLMDTLPLARKYIQERGHAVNENLKEWGYFENAWKNYLETRNITSGKTRPKFPSEYGIKERDKFYKSVSFSGCGGASGHDAPMIAYDAMLGSGDSWIEICKRGILHSGDNDSTGVMAGCWFGAMYGFLGVPNNHHKKLEYRKRLEKAGEKLYKMTHSGKEQQSSSISCQTEGHDKTETCSDSNQ, from the exons ATGGCAACTCCAGCAATATTGGAAAGATATGTTGCCGCGATGGTGTTGAGTGGTGTAGGTGACGCGATGGGATATAAAAATGGAAGTTGGGAAACCTGTCATTCGGGGATCGCAATTCACCAGGAAGCCGAAGAATTGGGAGGAATTGAAAAGTTGGGGATAAAGTTACCGAATTGGATGGTCAGCGATGACACTGTTTTACATTTGGCAACAGCCGAAGCTTATATg GAAACTAAAGACACAAAAGACAAAGAaactttatataagtatattgcagaaaaatacaaacaagGTATGATGGACATGAGTGGAAGAGCACCTGGCCCAACAACGATGAACTCTTGCCATATGCTGAAACCTGCAAGAGAAAAGGGATATGAAATTCCATTCAATCCGCGAGGTGGTGGATGTGGCGCTGCGATGCGGGCAATGTGTATTGGTCTTAGATATCCGAAGCCAGATCAACTATCCGATTTGATCGCCGATAGCATAGAATCCGGACGTATGACTCATCACCACCCAACGGGATTTCTAGGAGGTTTAGCTGCCGCTTTGTTTACATCATACGCTATACAGAACAAACCAGTATGGCAGTGGGGTTTGGGTTTAATGGACACCCTACCTCTTGCTCGTAAGTACATCCAGGAGAGGGGTCACGCGGTTAATGAGAATTTAAAAGAATGGGGATATTTTGAAAATGCATGGAAAAATTATTTAGAAACACGAAACATTACATCTGGGAAAACTCGACCGAAATTCCCCTCAGAGTATGGAATCAAAGAACgtgataaattttacaaatctgTAAGTTTTTCTGGTTGTGGTGGGGCTAGTGGACATGATGCTCCAATGATTGCATATGATGCTATGCTCGGCTCGGGTGATAGTTGGATTGAAATATGTAAAAGAGGTATTTTACATTCTGGAGATAACGACAGCACAGGAGTTATGGCAGGATGCTGGTTTGGAGCAATGTATGGATTTTTGGGAGTTCCCAATAATCACCATAAAAAACTTGAATACAGAAAACGTCTAGAAAAGGCAGGAGAAAAGCTTTACAAAATGACACATTCAGGTAAAGAACAACAATCATCGAGCATATCATGTCAAACAGAGGGTCATGACAAAACTGAGACTTGTAGTGATTCaaaccaataa